The Saccopteryx leptura isolate mSacLep1 chromosome 2, mSacLep1_pri_phased_curated, whole genome shotgun sequence genome has a window encoding:
- the NIPSNAP1 gene encoding protein NipSnap homolog 1, whose amino-acid sequence MAPRLCSISAAARRLLGTRNADVVTASVARFYSKDNEGSWFRSLFVHKVDPRKDAHSTLLSKKETSNLYKIQFHNVKPEYLDAYNILTEAVLPKLHLDEDYPCSLVGNWNTWYGEQDQAVHLWRFSGGYPALMDCMNKLKNNKEYLEFRKERSRMLLSRRNQLLLEFSFWNEPQPRAGPNIYELRTYKLKPGTMIEWGNNWARAIKYRQENQEAVGGFFSQIGELYVVHHLWAYKDLQSREETRNAAWRKRGWDENVYYTVPLVRHMESRIMIPLKISPLQ is encoded by the exons ATGGCTCCGCGGCTGTGCAGCATCTCTGCAGCGGCTCGGCGGCTGCTTGGGACCCGCAACGCGGATGTTGTGACTGCGTCTGTGGCACG CTTCTATTCCAAGGACAATGAAGGCAGCTGGTTCCGCTCACTCTTTGTGCACAAGGTAGATCCCCGGAAGGATGCCCACTCCACCTTGCTGTCCAAGAAGGAAACCAGCAATCTCTACAAAATCCAGT TTCACAATGTGAAGCCCGAGTATCTGGACGCCTACAACATCCTGAC GGAGGCTGTGCTGCCCAAGCTGCACCTGGATGAGGACTACCCCTGCTCGCTCGTGGGCAACTGGAACACGTGGTATGGGGAGCAGGACCAGGCAG TGCACCTGTGGCGATTCTCAGGCGGCTACCCAGCCCTCATGGACTGCATGAACAAGCTCAAAAACAACAAG GAGTACCTGGAGTTCCGAAAGGAGCGGAGCCGGATGTTGCTGTCCAGAAGAAACCAGTTGCTCCTTGAGTTCAGCTTCTGGAATGAGCCACAGCCCAGAGCGGGTCCCAACATCTATGAGCTGAGGACATACAAGCTTAAG CCAGGAACCATGATCGAGTGGGGGAACAACTG GGCTCGGGCCATCAAGTACCGACAGGAGAACCAGGAGGCGGTGGGCGGCTTTTTCTCACAGATAGGAGAGCTCTACGTTGTGCACCATCTCTGGG CCTATAAAGACCTGCAGTCTCGAGAAGAGACTAGAAATGCTGCTTGGAGAAAGAGGGGTTGGGACGAAAATGTCTACTACACAG TCCCCCTGGTGCGACACATGGAGTCTCGGATCATGATCCCTTTGAAGATCTCTCCTCTCCAgtga